One Methanohalophilus mahii DSM 5219 genomic window carries:
- a CDS encoding CBS domain-containing protein, which translates to MKTSFKIGTLMGIPILIHISFLIVLFLFAFVFSSVPEPVGFADVQPAILGYGLSLMLTILLFTCVLLHELGHSYFAKKYGVEINNITLFLIGGVSSMEEMPREPAQEAKMAFAGPFVSFLIGGILFGLNLVIDMMVAGYSTTIPYRLVYILASINIVLGAFNLIPAFPMDGGRILRAFFARHMNYIQATRNAANVGKFFAFLLALLGILSNPWNPWLLLIAVFVYMGASGEERSTAVTRTLENVKVKDVMSSDVISVSPEMNLEELVQFMFDHKHMGYPVIQHNVLKGIVTFTDVHKVTQLDRISTLVSDVMTRDVVTISPGDNAAEAFKVLNNNNVGRLVVMEDGEIIGILSRTDLMHTMTLLSE; encoded by the coding sequence ATGAAAACTTCTTTCAAAATCGGTACTTTAATGGGTATTCCCATATTGATTCATATTTCTTTTCTTATTGTACTGTTTCTCTTTGCATTTGTTTTTTCAAGTGTACCTGAACCCGTTGGGTTTGCAGATGTCCAGCCTGCCATATTAGGTTACGGCCTGTCCCTCATGCTAACGATTCTGCTTTTTACATGTGTACTCTTGCATGAGCTGGGCCATTCATATTTTGCAAAAAAATATGGGGTTGAGATAAATAACATCACTCTTTTCTTGATAGGCGGTGTATCTTCCATGGAAGAGATGCCCCGTGAACCCGCCCAGGAAGCAAAAATGGCTTTTGCAGGACCATTTGTAAGTTTTTTGATTGGAGGTATCCTGTTTGGATTAAATTTAGTGATAGATATGATGGTTGCAGGTTATTCTACCACTATACCTTATCGTCTTGTGTATATCCTTGCTTCCATCAATATTGTGTTGGGGGCATTCAACTTGATTCCTGCCTTCCCCATGGATGGTGGCCGGATCTTGCGTGCATTTTTTGCCCGCCATATGAATTATATACAGGCAACCCGTAACGCAGCGAATGTCGGTAAATTTTTTGCTTTTCTGCTGGCACTTTTGGGTATTCTTTCCAATCCCTGGAATCCCTGGCTTTTGTTGATTGCGGTATTTGTTTATATGGGAGCCTCTGGAGAAGAACGTTCCACTGCTGTTACCCGTACCCTTGAAAATGTCAAGGTAAAGGATGTGATGAGCAGTGATGTTATTTCAGTTTCTCCTGAGATGAACCTGGAAGAGCTCGTACAATTCATGTTTGACCATAAACACATGGGTTATCCCGTAATCCAGCACAATGTTTTAAAAGGCATTGTTACGTTTACGGACGTACATAAGGTAACGCAACTGGACAGGATAAGTACCCTAGTTTCCGATGTGATGACAAGGGATGTGGTTACGATCTCACCTGGCGATAATGCAGCGGAAGCCTTCAAGGTCCTGAACAATAATAACGTGGGCCGCCTTGTGGTAATGGAAGATGGAGAGATCATCGGTATCCTTTCAAGAACAGACCTTATGCATACAATGACACTTCTAAGTGAGTAA